The Flavobacterium jumunjinense genome includes a region encoding these proteins:
- a CDS encoding sensor histidine kinase encodes MFTNVLNTTKSFFLHFFFWIGVWFFFVYFFSYNSTDTVYITWFSSLLLPITIITTYITTYVLIPKYLLTKQYFKLGLYGFYTLVLSTYLIVLAIYGSFIFITQLEISKVPPMGRNFIFILILVYLVVGLTSFISLLKHNFNVQSKFKTLENKILETNLQIKQQELNYLKKQIHPHFLFNTLNTIYGFALKKSEHTPDIILKLSNLLDYILYQVQKPKVQINEEVAHIKEYIELEEIRFKDRLLVSFINKIDDTFLEIPPMLFMPFIENAFKHGSIVNHFLTIEIQLTITDSNLQFECKNSFIDTSADESSGIGLENIKKRLQLLYPEKHELMIEIIDAFFIVTLEIQLEKHE; translated from the coding sequence ATGTTTACAAATGTACTTAATACCACTAAATCTTTTTTTCTCCATTTCTTTTTCTGGATTGGTGTATGGTTCTTTTTTGTGTATTTTTTTAGCTACAATTCTACAGATACGGTTTATATTACTTGGTTTTCTAGTTTACTTTTACCGATTACTATTATCACAACTTATATTACTACCTATGTATTAATTCCAAAATACCTGTTGACTAAACAATATTTCAAACTTGGTCTTTATGGTTTTTATACCTTAGTACTCTCTACCTATTTAATTGTACTTGCGATTTACGGTAGTTTTATTTTTATTACACAATTAGAGATTTCCAAAGTACCTCCAATGGGACGAAACTTCATTTTTATATTAATTCTTGTTTATCTTGTTGTTGGGTTAACCAGTTTTATTTCCTTATTAAAACACAATTTTAATGTACAATCTAAATTTAAAACATTAGAAAACAAAATATTAGAGACCAATTTACAAATTAAACAACAAGAACTGAACTACTTAAAAAAACAAATCCATCCCCATTTTTTGTTCAATACATTGAATACTATTTATGGTTTTGCCTTAAAAAAATCGGAACATACACCAGATATTATTTTAAAACTTTCTAATTTATTAGATTACATTCTCTATCAGGTTCAAAAACCGAAAGTCCAAATCAATGAAGAAGTGGCTCATATTAAAGAGTATATCGAATTGGAAGAAATACGCTTCAAAGACCGACTTCTGGTTTCTTTCATCAATAAAATAGACGATACTTTTTTAGAAATTCCACCCATGTTGTTTATGCCTTTCATTGAAAATGCTTTCAAACATGGTAGTATTGTAAATCATTTTTTAACAATTGAAATTCAGTTAACGATTACAGATAGTAATCTTCAATTTGAATGCAAGAATAGCTTTATCGATACTTCTGCAGATGAATCTTCGGGTATTGGATTAGAAAACATAAAAAAAAGACTGCAATTATTATATCCTGAAAAACATGAATTAATGATTGAAATAATTGATGCTTTTTTTATTGTAACTTTAGAAATACAACTTGAAAAACATGAATAA
- a CDS encoding TonB-dependent receptor, which translates to MKKKFLINFLFILFASTLQGQNNEETKYSFSFENKTIKECFIEIENKTQNRFYFNEKWTDLNKKINLSFNEVNLETILNDIIKDTNLNFFKDDNKFIITQSNFIYTDINTNLIVKDSVINENKTSPLFFEKIIDNQDTESESITIIGKQDGVNHKKTHVLDGIIIDTKTNNPISGVVINVTNRNKKTETNIDGYFKIELPDGLNVIEIISMSYKKINQKIILKKDATLNYQLTENITLLNEVVVQKEKNKEVKTVASGVTTFNVEKAKNVPLVLGERDIIKLALSLPGIKAASEGSSGINVRGGKDDQNLFLLDNATIYNPSHFFGFFSSVNPYLVNEVNIYKGHIPAEFGGRIASVFEINSKEGNYEKFKGEGGIGPVTSNITFTTPIVKGKSTLIAGARATYSKWILKQIDNENLQKSDANFYDIYLKYKHKINENNAIETSAYYSKDNFNISSDSLYSYSNSAFSLNWKHNFNKKNISNFQLINSNYAFGIDYVADNLKSFNYDFNINETKFIFKNVYFYNEKHKFSYGLNTTLYQLNPGELKPIDENSLLIYRKINDEKGLESALFINDEYSLNKKLSFNLGLRYSSFLAMGPSTQTIYRNGAPTTSGNIEEIRTYKNNEAIKNYNGLEYRFGSRYMFNETFSVKLAYTTNYQYLHKLSSNTTQSPTDTWKLADLNIKPAFGQQISLGFFKSLKDDLYQISLEGYYKKTENFLDFKVGSDLLLSESIERDAIQGKGKAYGVEFLIKKSEGRLNGWIGYTYSRSLIQLNDNTPDKVVNNGNYFASNFDKPHDFNTILNYKFTKRYSASFNFTYQTGRPVTYPVGTYTYGNAQYTLYSDRNKFRIPDYYRVDIGINIEGNHKIKKPYHSFWNISVYNLLGRNNPHSIFFVTENGQIKAYKTSIFSYPIPTITYNFKF; encoded by the coding sequence ATGAAAAAAAAGTTTTTAATTAATTTCCTTTTTATTCTGTTTGCAAGCACTCTTCAAGGTCAAAATAATGAGGAAACTAAATATTCTTTTTCTTTTGAAAATAAAACTATTAAAGAGTGCTTTATAGAAATTGAAAATAAAACCCAAAATCGATTCTACTTTAATGAGAAATGGACAGATTTAAACAAAAAGATAAATTTGTCGTTCAACGAAGTTAATCTTGAGACTATTTTAAATGATATTATAAAAGATACAAATCTAAATTTCTTTAAAGACGATAACAAATTCATTATTACACAAAGTAACTTCATTTATACGGACATAAATACTAATTTAATAGTAAAAGATAGTGTCATTAACGAAAATAAAACGTCGCCACTTTTCTTCGAAAAAATTATAGACAACCAAGATACGGAATCAGAAAGCATAACAATAATTGGGAAACAAGACGGAGTTAACCATAAAAAAACTCATGTTCTAGACGGTATAATTATAGACACAAAAACGAACAATCCAATTTCTGGGGTAGTAATAAATGTGACCAATAGAAATAAAAAAACTGAAACTAATATTGATGGTTACTTCAAAATAGAACTTCCTGATGGACTGAATGTTATAGAAATCATTAGCATGTCATACAAAAAAATAAATCAAAAAATCATCTTAAAAAAAGATGCAACTTTGAATTATCAATTGACAGAAAACATCACTTTATTAAATGAAGTAGTTGTACAAAAAGAAAAAAACAAAGAAGTTAAAACCGTTGCAAGTGGGGTTACTACATTTAATGTTGAAAAAGCAAAAAATGTACCTTTAGTTCTTGGTGAAAGAGATATTATTAAATTGGCCCTTTCACTCCCAGGTATTAAAGCGGCTAGCGAAGGTTCATCTGGAATAAATGTTAGAGGAGGAAAAGACGATCAAAATTTATTCCTTCTGGACAATGCAACGATTTACAACCCTTCTCATTTTTTCGGGTTCTTCAGCTCTGTAAATCCTTATTTAGTAAATGAAGTAAATATTTACAAAGGTCATATTCCTGCTGAATTTGGAGGACGAATTGCTTCTGTTTTCGAAATTAATTCTAAAGAAGGTAATTATGAAAAATTTAAAGGTGAAGGAGGTATTGGACCTGTAACCTCAAACATTACTTTCACTACTCCAATTGTAAAAGGAAAATCAACATTAATTGCAGGTGCAAGAGCTACTTATTCGAAATGGATATTAAAACAAATTGACAATGAAAATCTTCAAAAAAGTGATGCTAATTTTTATGACATTTATTTAAAATATAAACATAAAATAAATGAAAACAACGCTATAGAAACTAGTGCTTATTACAGCAAAGACAATTTTAATATTTCTTCTGATTCTTTATACAGCTATTCTAATAGTGCTTTTTCTTTAAATTGGAAACATAATTTTAATAAAAAGAACATTTCTAACTTCCAATTAATTAATAGTAATTATGCCTTTGGAATTGACTATGTCGCTGATAATTTAAAATCATTTAACTACGATTTCAATATCAATGAAACTAAATTCATTTTTAAAAATGTATATTTTTATAACGAAAAACATAAATTTAGCTATGGTTTAAATACTACACTATATCAATTGAATCCTGGTGAACTAAAGCCTATTGACGAAAATTCTTTACTTATTTATAGAAAAATAAACGACGAAAAAGGCCTAGAAAGCGCGCTATTCATTAATGACGAATATTCTTTAAACAAGAAATTATCTTTTAACCTAGGATTACGATATTCTTCTTTTTTAGCAATGGGACCATCGACACAAACGATTTATAGGAACGGTGCACCAACTACATCGGGAAATATTGAAGAAATTAGAACTTATAAAAACAATGAAGCGATTAAGAACTATAATGGTCTGGAATATCGTTTTGGGTCTCGCTATATGTTTAATGAAACTTTCTCTGTAAAGCTTGCTTATACTACAAATTATCAATATTTGCACAAATTATCATCGAACACTACACAGTCACCTACAGATACTTGGAAATTAGCAGATTTAAACATCAAACCTGCTTTTGGACAACAAATATCACTTGGTTTTTTCAAAAGCTTAAAAGACGATTTATACCAAATTAGTTTAGAAGGTTATTATAAAAAAACAGAAAACTTCTTAGATTTTAAAGTTGGTTCGGATTTATTATTAAGTGAATCTATAGAGAGGGATGCTATTCAAGGAAAAGGAAAAGCATATGGAGTTGAGTTTCTAATTAAAAAATCGGAAGGACGATTAAATGGTTGGATTGGTTATACCTATTCTAGGTCTTTAATACAATTAAATGATAATACCCCAGACAAAGTAGTTAATAATGGAAACTATTTTGCTTCTAATTTTGACAAGCCCCACGATTTCAATACTATTCTAAACTATAAATTCACAAAGCGATATAGTGCTTCTTTTAATTTCACCTATCAAACAGGAAGACCTGTAACATATCCTGTAGGAACCTATACATATGGCAATGCTCAATATACTTTATATAGTGATAGAAATAAATTTAGAATTCCTGATTATTATCGTGTTGATATAGGAATTAATATTGAGGGAAACCATAAAATAAAAAAACCATATCATAGTTTTTGGAATATCTCAGTGTATAATCTTTTAGGAAGAAATAATCCTCATTCTATTTTTTTTGTTACGGAAAACGGACAAATAAAAGCATATAAAACGAGTATTTTCTCCTATCCTATTCCAACAATTACTTATAACTTTAAATTTTAA
- a CDS encoding CBS domain-containing protein — protein MKQNVPVSTIMTKNVIKLNSTDDLTKAEKLFKSNNIRHIPVVKGNKIIGMLSYTDLLRISFADAIDDEEEIVDVTVYNMFTIEQVMAKKLVSVSPETTIKAAAEILATKEFHALPVTEGDLLVGILTTTDLIRYLIDQY, from the coding sequence ATGAAACAGAATGTTCCCGTTTCAACTATTATGACAAAAAATGTTATAAAGTTGAATAGTACAGATGATCTTACAAAAGCAGAAAAACTATTTAAAAGTAACAACATAAGACATATTCCAGTAGTAAAAGGGAATAAAATTATTGGAATGTTAAGTTATACAGATCTTTTGCGAATTTCTTTTGCAGATGCAATAGATGATGAAGAGGAAATTGTAGACGTTACCGTTTATAATATGTTTACGATTGAGCAAGTAATGGCAAAAAAATTAGTTTCAGTTTCACCAGAAACAACAATAAAAGCAGCAGCAGAAATTTTAGCAACAAAAGAATTTCATGCATTACCTGTCACAGAAGGAGATTTGTTAGTTGGTATTCTAACAACGACCGATTTAATTAGATATTTAATTGATCAGTATTAA
- a CDS encoding LA_2272 family surface repeat-containing protein, with product MRNYILFIVMMISGLSFSQDTLVKPMTRIFAFTPKQNGIEKVNGMALGLGLDAFNEGTILKVNGLNLEINPISFLYFLFAGPSDFSVEEAFVVNGLHLSTGNRQEGKINGLCISFLNMNHAVNGLSLNLAYNYVTELNGIHLSSFANSSESAKGLFFAMSNHSKVTNGFQLGVFNNSKVLKGVQLGVMNKSKDIKGVQIGLVNLTNKGKGLQLGFWNVNDKRSMPIINW from the coding sequence ATGAGAAATTATATACTATTTATAGTAATGATGATTAGCGGTTTGTCATTCTCTCAAGATACATTAGTGAAGCCCATGACAAGAATTTTTGCCTTTACACCAAAGCAAAACGGAATTGAAAAAGTGAACGGTATGGCTTTGGGATTAGGTCTAGATGCGTTTAATGAAGGCACAATTTTAAAAGTAAATGGATTAAATCTTGAGATTAATCCTATCTCGTTTTTGTACTTCCTCTTTGCAGGACCAAGTGATTTTTCAGTTGAAGAAGCTTTTGTAGTTAACGGACTCCATTTAAGTACAGGAAATAGACAGGAAGGGAAAATAAATGGTTTGTGTATTTCATTTTTAAACATGAATCATGCAGTGAATGGATTGTCTCTCAATTTAGCGTATAATTATGTTACAGAATTAAATGGAATACATCTGAGTAGTTTTGCTAATTCGAGTGAAAGTGCAAAAGGACTTTTTTTTGCAATGTCAAATCACTCAAAGGTTACTAATGGTTTTCAATTGGGAGTTTTTAATAATTCTAAGGTGTTAAAGGGCGTTCAGTTAGGTGTCATGAATAAGAGTAAAGATATTAAAGGAGTTCAAATTGGCTTAGTTAATTTAACAAATAAGGGAAAAGGATTACAATTGGGATTTTGGAATGTAAATGATAAAAGATCAATGCCTATTATAAATTGGTAA
- the rpe gene encoding ribulose-phosphate 3-epimerase: protein MKNTLIAPSVLAADFANLQRDIEMINNSEADWFHIDIMDGVFVPNISFGMPVLNAISKHAKKTIDVHLMIIDPDRYISTFKKLGADILTVHYEACTHLHRSLQAIKAEGMKAGVAINPHTNISLLEDTIKDIDLVCIMSVNPGFGGQSFIENTYKKVAQLKEIITRNGASTLIEIDGGVTNKNAKQLVDAGADVLVAGSYVFGAQDPIATIADLKKITQ, encoded by the coding sequence ATGAAAAACACACTTATTGCTCCTTCTGTATTAGCAGCTGACTTTGCTAATTTACAACGCGACATTGAAATGATAAACAATAGTGAGGCCGATTGGTTTCATATTGATATTATGGATGGTGTTTTTGTTCCAAACATATCTTTTGGAATGCCTGTTTTAAATGCTATTTCTAAACATGCAAAAAAAACGATTGATGTTCATTTAATGATTATTGATCCTGATAGATATATTAGTACTTTTAAAAAGCTTGGTGCAGATATTTTAACGGTACACTATGAAGCTTGTACTCATCTACATCGTTCATTACAAGCAATAAAGGCTGAAGGAATGAAAGCTGGTGTTGCGATTAACCCTCATACTAATATTTCTTTATTAGAAGATACAATTAAAGATATCGATTTAGTATGTATTATGAGTGTTAACCCTGGTTTTGGAGGACAATCGTTTATTGAAAATACTTATAAAAAGGTTGCGCAATTGAAAGAAATAATCACTAGAAATGGTGCTTCTACATTAATTGAAATTGATGGTGGTGTAACAAATAAAAACGCAAAACAATTAGTTGATGCTGGTGCTGATGTTTTGGTTGCTGGTAGTTATGTTTTTGGAGCTCAAGATCCAATTGCAACTATTGCCGATTTGAAGAAAATTACACAATAA
- a CDS encoding MotA/TolQ/ExbB proton channel family protein, with the protein MILDRIYEGGPFFMVPIVFLLIAILLLTIFGILKANKNKKAVSLISSLSLFVLVWGFLGQSIGLIGAFDAIQDMGNISAEILSSGLKISFLPVVFGMFTFLIGRIGIIVLTILDKE; encoded by the coding sequence ATGATTTTAGACAGAATTTACGAAGGAGGTCCTTTTTTTATGGTGCCTATTGTTTTTTTATTAATAGCAATATTGTTATTGACTATTTTTGGAATTTTGAAGGCCAATAAAAACAAAAAGGCAGTTAGCCTAATTAGTTCGCTGAGTCTTTTTGTTTTGGTTTGGGGTTTTTTAGGCCAGTCAATTGGCTTGATTGGAGCTTTCGATGCGATACAAGATATGGGAAACATTAGCGCAGAAATTTTATCGAGTGGATTAAAAATTTCTTTTTTACCTGTAGTTTTTGGAATGTTTACTTTTTTAATAGGTAGAATTGGCATTATAGTATTGACTATTTTGGATAAAGAATAG
- a CDS encoding DUF4249 domain-containing protein, with translation MKLKYLIALIPLIIISCTEPYALETENFEDLLVVEATITDEYKKQNIKLSRTIPIEQSSPNIEHGASVKITTDTGLEFLFQEENDIYISNQEFRIEAGINYTLHIQTVNGNSYISTNEKMPTTVEIESVNAIQKAENSISGVEININSNDPTNTAKFYRYEFEETYKIIPPYWSPNKLEIGPNEELIVSPRTTETQICYSSDYSKTINVTTTENQTEDRLYNYKVHFLPKDDPKITNRYSILVKQYIQNVGAYNFYKTLKNLSSTGSLLSQVQPGFIEGNIKNTNNSDEKIVGYFDVTTVSKKRIFFNFNDIFPLELSSDYFHECNAILYTTATDYLSPFDVTHFGARLDLINGVLSNQIIYYTHDSFSGDYTMVYPECGDCTTFSSNIEPDFWQ, from the coding sequence ATGAAATTAAAATACTTAATCGCATTAATTCCCCTAATCATTATAAGTTGTACAGAACCTTATGCTTTAGAGACTGAAAACTTTGAAGATCTATTAGTTGTAGAAGCAACAATAACAGATGAGTATAAAAAACAAAATATAAAACTATCTAGAACAATTCCAATTGAACAAAGTAGTCCAAATATAGAGCATGGTGCAAGTGTAAAAATAACTACAGACACAGGATTAGAGTTCCTATTTCAAGAAGAAAATGACATTTATATATCTAATCAAGAATTCAGAATTGAAGCTGGTATCAACTACACACTACACATTCAAACCGTAAATGGCAATAGTTATATTTCTACTAATGAAAAAATGCCTACAACTGTTGAAATTGAATCTGTTAATGCAATACAGAAAGCAGAAAATAGTATTTCAGGAGTAGAAATCAATATTAACTCAAATGACCCTACAAATACTGCGAAGTTTTACAGATATGAGTTTGAAGAAACATATAAAATAATACCTCCATATTGGAGCCCGAACAAATTAGAAATTGGACCAAATGAAGAATTAATTGTTTCACCAAGAACAACAGAAACCCAAATTTGTTATAGCTCTGATTATTCAAAAACAATAAATGTTACTACTACAGAAAACCAAACAGAAGATAGATTGTACAACTATAAAGTACATTTCCTACCAAAAGACGATCCTAAAATCACTAATAGATATAGTATTTTAGTCAAACAATATATTCAAAACGTTGGAGCTTATAATTTCTACAAAACATTGAAAAATTTATCTTCTACGGGAAGTTTACTTTCACAAGTACAACCTGGTTTTATTGAAGGTAACATAAAAAACACTAATAATTCTGATGAAAAAATAGTAGGCTATTTTGATGTCACTACAGTTTCTAAGAAAAGAATATTCTTTAATTTTAATGATATTTTTCCTTTAGAGCTTTCTTCAGATTATTTTCATGAATGTAACGCTATACTATATACAACAGCAACAGATTATTTAAGTCCTTTCGATGTTACACATTTCGGAGCACGATTAGATTTAATAAATGGTGTTCTTTCTAATCAAATTATATATTATACTCATGACTCTTTCAGTGGAGATTACACAATGGTTTATCCTGAATGTGGAGATTGCACTACTTTTTCGTCTAACATAGAACCCGATTTTTGGCAATGA
- a CDS encoding zinc-dependent peptidase, protein MQYILILLGLAFLVFFTYNVAIEPIYAFFFRKPIYVHFYLFPKKLKINHIQVLHNHFDFYKKLTTKKKIYFEHRVATFIEKYPFHGKEGLQVTDEMKILIAATAVMLTFGMRKYLFTVIDKVIIYPDVYYSTMNNEMHKGEFNPRMSAIVLSWRHFLEGYSINNDNLNLGLHEFGHVMHYQGLKNSDTSATIFTVTYEEIMEEVKFPANYKRLTESNYFRIYAYTNEFEFIAVILEHFFETPHQFKQEFPQLFEKVKVMINYTERI, encoded by the coding sequence TTGCAATATATTCTTATTTTACTTGGCTTAGCCTTTTTAGTTTTTTTTACCTATAATGTTGCTATAGAGCCTATTTATGCTTTTTTCTTTAGAAAACCAATCTATGTGCATTTTTATCTTTTTCCAAAGAAATTGAAAATAAATCATATTCAGGTTTTACACAATCATTTTGATTTTTATAAAAAACTAACGACTAAAAAGAAAATCTATTTTGAACATAGAGTTGCTACTTTTATAGAAAAGTATCCGTTTCATGGTAAAGAAGGTTTACAAGTAACAGATGAAATGAAAATACTAATTGCAGCAACAGCCGTTATGTTAACATTTGGAATGAGAAAATACCTGTTTACAGTAATAGATAAAGTTATTATATATCCAGACGTATATTATTCGACAATGAATAATGAAATGCACAAAGGGGAATTTAATCCTAGAATGAGTGCAATTGTACTTTCATGGAGGCATTTTTTGGAAGGTTATAGCATTAATAATGATAATCTTAATCTAGGATTGCATGAATTTGGACATGTGATGCACTATCAAGGGTTGAAAAATTCAGATACTTCTGCAACAATATTTACAGTTACGTATGAGGAAATAATGGAAGAAGTGAAGTTTCCAGCCAATTATAAACGACTAACAGAATCCAACTATTTTAGGATTTATGCTTATACAAACGAATTTGAATTTATTGCAGTAATACTAGAACACTTTTTTGAAACACCACATCAATTCAAACAAGAATTTCCGCAATTATTCGAAAAAGTTAAGGTGATGATAAATTATACAGAAAGGATTTAA
- a CDS encoding LytR/AlgR family response regulator transcription factor, whose protein sequence is MNKVYHCLIVDDEITAREILESHLSKIPTLLVSGSCKNAIEAFTIINTTKIDLIFLDINMPEISGLSFAKSINKNSKVIFTTAYREYAVDGFNLQAVDYLLKPISFDRFLQAVNKFIGENIPIETPIIPESVAEESEFIFVRSDRKMIKIDFDAILHVESLSDYIKIITADKMIVTRETISNIEAKLPKKKFIRIHRSFLIAIAKIDSFTNEYVEINHKSLPISRSYRKVVLEQLENL, encoded by the coding sequence ATGAATAAAGTGTACCATTGCTTAATTGTAGATGATGAAATTACAGCTCGTGAAATTCTCGAGTCGCATTTGTCTAAAATTCCAACGCTACTCGTTTCTGGCAGTTGCAAAAATGCTATTGAAGCCTTTACAATTATTAACACCACTAAAATAGATTTAATCTTTCTCGATATTAATATGCCTGAAATATCAGGATTATCATTCGCTAAATCTATCAATAAAAACAGTAAAGTTATTTTTACTACTGCTTATCGCGAATATGCTGTAGATGGTTTTAATCTTCAAGCTGTTGATTATTTATTAAAACCAATCTCGTTTGATCGATTTTTACAAGCTGTCAATAAATTTATCGGGGAAAATATTCCTATTGAAACACCAATAATTCCAGAAAGTGTTGCGGAAGAAAGTGAATTTATATTTGTTAGATCGGACAGAAAGATGATTAAAATAGATTTTGATGCAATTCTTCATGTTGAAAGTTTAAGTGATTATATTAAAATAATTACCGCAGACAAAATGATAGTTACACGAGAAACCATTTCTAATATTGAAGCAAAACTACCTAAAAAGAAATTTATTCGAATTCATCGTTCTTTTTTAATTGCCATTGCAAAAATTGATTCTTTCACTAATGAATATGTAGAGATTAATCACAAGTCGTTACCAATTAGCAGAAGCTATAGGAAAGTTGTTTTGGAACAATTGGAAAACTTATAA
- a CDS encoding fatty acid desaturase family protein, with product MKAKYFNKSEDEKLFFLSLKERVYAKLNNETIHYGTRQFWVKGIFWSLVCYLSYSSLFINTITKVEFWFLYLIFQLSGLLIGFSLGHDASHNTAFKSKRKNSVLHFYSFLTVGIDPMLWGLRHIRSHHLYANVEGSDIDIDKNPFLRLSPTHAWQPKHQFQVFYAPLVYMFTLLHSVFVSDWVYLFSKEYHWMKKGFSKTELYGRFLLYKIFYFSLVLILPIYCSTFSWSFVLISYLTASAFTSLIFIIMLVGTHFFEEANYPEPVGENLEHSWAVHQLYTSCDWNADKSWARFFSGGSNCHAAHHLFPNICHVNYKEINQIIKETTNEYNLPYHHKTLTGMMFSHFKHLYRMGQLK from the coding sequence ATGAAAGCAAAATATTTTAATAAATCGGAAGACGAGAAGCTGTTTTTTTTAAGCTTAAAAGAGAGAGTATACGCAAAATTGAATAATGAGACTATTCATTACGGTACAAGACAATTTTGGGTGAAAGGTATATTTTGGTCTTTAGTGTGTTACCTTTCTTATTCTTCCCTTTTTATAAATACAATTACTAAAGTTGAATTTTGGTTTTTGTATTTGATTTTTCAGTTATCTGGACTCTTAATAGGTTTTAGTTTAGGTCATGATGCAAGTCATAATACTGCTTTTAAAAGTAAGAGGAAAAACAGTGTGTTGCATTTTTATAGTTTTCTTACAGTTGGAATAGATCCTATGCTTTGGGGTTTGCGGCACATTCGTTCGCATCATTTATATGCAAATGTAGAAGGAAGTGATATCGATATTGACAAGAATCCATTTTTAAGATTGAGTCCAACGCATGCTTGGCAACCAAAGCACCAATTTCAAGTCTTTTATGCTCCCTTGGTTTATATGTTTACGTTGTTGCATTCCGTTTTTGTAAGTGATTGGGTGTATTTGTTTTCCAAAGAGTATCATTGGATGAAGAAAGGGTTTTCAAAAACAGAATTATACGGTAGGTTTCTTCTTTATAAAATATTTTATTTTTCTTTAGTTTTAATACTACCAATCTATTGCTCTACATTTAGTTGGAGCTTTGTTTTGATAAGTTATTTAACGGCAAGCGCTTTTACATCGTTAATTTTTATAATAATGTTAGTTGGTACACATTTTTTTGAAGAAGCGAATTACCCTGAACCTGTTGGAGAAAATTTAGAACATTCTTGGGCAGTACATCAATTGTATACTAGTTGCGATTGGAATGCTGATAAAAGTTGGGCAAGATTTTTTAGTGGTGGCTCCAATTGTCATGCAGCTCATCATTTGTTTCCAAATATTTGTCATGTGAATTATAAAGAGATTAATCAGATAATTAAAGAAACAACAAATGAATATAATTTGCCTTATCATCATAAAACGTTAACTGGAATGATGTTCTCACATTTCAAGCATTTGTATAGAATGGGACAATTAAAATAG
- a CDS encoding sigma-70 family RNA polymerase sigma factor has translation MRQLKITKQVTNRETASLDKYLQEIGKVDLITADEEVELAQRIKAGDQRALEKLTKANLRFVVSVAKQYQNQGLTLPDLINEGNLGLIKAAQRFDETRGFKFISYAVWWIRQSILQALAEQSRIVRLPLNKIGSINKINKMYALLEQSSERAPSAEEIAKELDMTVNDVKESMKNSGRHLSMDAPLVEGEDSNLYDVLRSGESPNPDRELIHESLQTEIERALETLTPREADVVRLYFGLGDQHPMTLEEIGETFDLTRERVRQIKEKAIRRLKHTSRSKILKTYLG, from the coding sequence ATGAGACAACTCAAAATTACCAAGCAGGTAACGAATCGTGAAACTGCTTCCTTAGACAAATACCTACAAGAAATTGGAAAAGTTGACCTTATTACTGCAGATGAAGAAGTAGAATTAGCACAACGTATAAAAGCTGGTGACCAACGTGCACTAGAAAAATTAACAAAAGCTAACTTACGTTTCGTAGTATCGGTTGCTAAACAGTATCAAAATCAAGGACTTACACTTCCTGATTTAATTAACGAAGGTAATCTTGGTCTTATCAAAGCCGCTCAACGTTTTGATGAAACTCGTGGATTTAAGTTCATTTCTTATGCTGTTTGGTGGATTCGTCAATCGATTCTTCAAGCTCTAGCTGAACAATCACGTATTGTACGTTTACCATTAAACAAAATTGGTTCTATCAATAAAATCAACAAAATGTATGCCTTATTAGAGCAATCTAGTGAGCGTGCACCTTCTGCTGAAGAAATTGCAAAAGAACTAGATATGACTGTTAATGATGTAAAAGAGTCGATGAAAAACTCTGGTCGTCATTTATCAATGGATGCACCTCTTGTTGAAGGTGAAGATTCTAACCTTTATGACGTTTTGCGTTCTGGTGAATCTCCAAACCCTGACAGAGAATTAATCCATGAATCTTTACAAACTGAAATTGAAAGAGCTTTAGAAACATTAACTCCTAGAGAGGCTGATGTGGTACGTTTATATTTTGGTTTAGGAGACCAACACCCAATGACTCTGGAAGAAATTGGTGAAACTTTCGATTTAACTCGTGAGCGTGTTCGTCAAATTAAAGAGAAAGCAATTCGTAGATTAAAACACACTTCTAGAAGTAAAATATTAAAAACATATTTAGGATAA